The window TCCGATTCTTTGCCTTCTACTATCGCTTCGATCAGTATCGCAGCCCGATGAAGGATTTCCTGAATCGGTACATGGCTGAGAACCGGAACCTTGCCAGGCAGTCAGAGGCAGAACTGCGACAGGTTTTCTGTAAGACCACTTCGGTATTGAACCGCATTCTGGGGCGGCGAGCATTCCGACCCAAGAGAGCTGTGAACGCCGCTGTCGTGGACTCCTTGATGACGGGAGTTGCCAAACGTCTCAGGTCTGGAGAGATAGGGGATGCCGAGCAATTCCTGCGCCGGTACCGGTCGTTGCTCAGTAGTCACGAGTACCTCGCAGCGACTGACAAGGGGACTTCGCAAGAGGCCAATGTCCGGACTCGAATGAAGCTCGCGAAGGATATCTTTGTGGATGTCAGATGACAGGCCGTGCTGAGGTTTCCATGATGAAGCAGCGGCTTGACGCGACCTTCAACCGAGCGAACGTCGTCGGGCCAGACCTCAAGTTGCAGGCGGACTTCGCCAGATACCTTTGTGTTTTGGTTTCGGGCTATATCGAGAAGGCTGTGGTTGCGTTTGTACTGGAACATGCGCGGCAAAAGGGCGGGCCGACACTGCAACGATTTGTCGAGCTGCGAACGAAGAGATTCACGAACGCGAAGGCCTCGCGCGTCCAACAGCTCTTGGGCAGTTTCGACCCGAATTGGCAGCAGGAACTGGAGGAATTCCTGGTCGAAGAACGTAAGGTGGCGGTCGACAGTATCGTGAGCCTGCGCAATGTCATCGCTCACGGAGGTTCCGTCGGACTGACCTATAGCCGCATCCGTGAGTATTACGAGCATGCCCAGCGTGTAGTTGATCGCGTGGGGGACCTTTGCGTTCCCGGTGCCGATGGTGCCTGAGGCAACGACCTCCGACAGCAAACATGAGAGCCGATTTGTGGAAGGTGCGGTGCCATTAGCCTACTCCTCGTTGGCCCGGAGCACGCGCAGAAAATTCCCGCTCAGGATCTTGACGATATCCTCCTCCGGGTATCCCCGTTCCAGCAGCCCGCCGACGAACTGCTGGTAGAGCCACGTGTAGTCTTCCCGCCCGATGTCCGTGTCGGTTCCGATGCTCACGTGGTCGATGCCCACCAGTTTCACGATGTAGTCGATGTGGTCCAGGGTGCCTTCCACGGTCGCCCCTTGGGTGATGACTCCCGACCGGGGCCGGACTCTGTGGAGGGAAGACAGAGGTTCCAGATCCAAGGCCTGGCGAGCTGCCTGCTTCTCCGCCGGGTTGCGGATGGCCGCAGCCAGCCGGAAGGGGTCCGGATAGCGTTCCAACAGATAGTTGTTGACCTTGGCCATCGTGATCCACGCACCCGTCTTGCGGATCGGTTCCAGGTGTTTGGGGTCGTACATGGCGCCGACGGCGATCAATCCGCCCTTTTGGGCCAGTGCCTTGATCTGGTCGTCGGTGAGGTTGCGAACCGCGTCGACGACGCCACGGGCCCCTGAATGGGACGCGATGACCGGTTTCCCGGAGGCCTCGATGGCCTCGTCCATGGTCTGGTCCGAGGAATGGGACAGATCCACCAGGATTCCCAGGCGGTTGCACTCCCGCACCACCTCCAGACCGAAGTCGTTCAGTCCCAGGTCGTCGTCGTCCAGGATTCCGGAGCAGGCATCGGCCCAGGAGGCGGGGAAGGCGTGAGCCAGTTCCAGGCGCCTGAGGCCCAGCTTGTGGTAGACGCGAAGCGTGGCCAGGTCCTCGACCACGATGCCGCTGTCCACGCCCAGCATGAGGGAGAGCTTGCCTTCGGCACGGTGACGTTCCAGATCATCCGCGGTGAGAGCCACCTCCACCTCGGGATGGGCAGTGGCGGTTTCGTGGACGGCATCGATTTCCCAGAGGAAACGTTTGACGGCATCGGCGCCGGTGAAGACGCTGTGAGCGATGACGTACCCCGGCGGGGGAGAGGTGTACCAATAGTCACTCAGGTCTCCTATCAGGAGCGCCTCGGTGACGGTGCCGACGCCCAAAACGGCCACGTCGATCCCTTCCGCCAGCAATGCCGACGGATCGAAGGAGGTCTCCGGTTCCTCGGGAAAGCGAAAAAACCGCGTGGTGACCGCCGGATCGATCACCATGTGCCGCTGGAGAATCTCGGCGACCGGGTCCGCATCCGG of the Acidobacteriota bacterium genome contains:
- a CDS encoding HEPN domain-containing protein, which produces MMKQRLDATFNRANVVGPDLKLQADFARYLCVLVSGYIEKAVVAFVLEHARQKGGPTLQRFVELRTKRFTNAKASRVQQLLGSFDPNWQQELEEFLVEERKVAVDSIVSLRNVIAHGGSVGLTYSRIREYYEHAQRVVDRVGDLCVPGADGA
- a CDS encoding membrane dipeptidase, which translates into the protein MHLNRIRVSVPFRTAFSIVLLCAACAGPPPEAPDADPVAEILQRHMVIDPAVTTRFFRFPEEPETSFDPSALLAEGIDVAVLGVGTVTEALLIGDLSDYWYTSPPPGYVIAHSVFTGADAVKRFLWEIDAVHETATAHPEVEVALTADDLERHRAEGKLSLMLGVDSGIVVEDLATLRVYHKLGLRRLELAHAFPASWADACSGILDDDDLGLNDFGLEVVRECNRLGILVDLSHSSDQTMDEAIEASGKPVIASHSGARGVVDAVRNLTDDQIKALAQKGGLIAVGAMYDPKHLEPIRKTGAWITMAKVNNYLLERYPDPFRLAAAIRNPAEKQAARQALDLEPLSSLHRVRPRSGVITQGATVEGTLDHIDYIVKLVGIDHVSIGTDTDIGREDYTWLYQQFVGGLLERGYPEEDIVKILSGNFLRVLRANEE